From a region of the Sporosarcina ureilytica genome:
- a CDS encoding small basic family protein, whose product MWLPLLGLILGVTFGLLSDIQVPQIYSNYLSIAILAALDSLFGGMRASLQQVYDDKIFVTGFFFNIALAVGLAFLGVHLGLDLYLAAIFAFGVRLFQNIAVIRRILLAKWTDRSKSTTGNTNE is encoded by the coding sequence ATGTGGCTACCCTTGCTTGGCCTTATATTAGGTGTAACATTTGGTCTTTTATCAGACATTCAAGTACCGCAAATTTACAGTAACTATCTATCTATCGCTATTTTAGCCGCACTCGATTCTTTATTTGGCGGAATGCGTGCTAGCCTACAGCAAGTATATGATGATAAAATCTTTGTAACAGGATTTTTCTTTAATATCGCGCTTGCAGTTGGACTTGCGTTTTTAGGGGTTCATCTAGGACTCGATTTATATCTTGCTGCAATCTTTGCATTTGGTGTTCGGCTATTTCAAAATATTGCAGTCATCCGAAGAATTTTACTTGCAAAATGGACTGATAGAAGTAAAAGTACTACCGGAAATACGAATGAATGA
- the ftsA gene encoding cell division protein FtsA, whose protein sequence is MSQSELYVSLDIGSSSIKVLIGEVDGETLHVIGVGNVQSAGIRRGTIIDIDATVESIQKAVDQAERMTGMAIHEVVVGIPANGVTLQDVKGVVAVNSENREITDDDLDRVMESAQVMSVPPEREIVNIIPKQFIVDDYGEITDPRGMIGVRLEMDGTLITTSKTLVHNILRCVERAGLTIREIYLQPLAAGTFALTDDEMNHGTAFIDIGGGSTTIAIFGDDRLMATSVLPIGGDHVTKDLSIVLKTPTEQARKIKHKFGHAFYDDASDDDLFEVPVIGADSKEQYSQRYISEIIGVRLEELFDLVLEELFKMGVKDLPGGVVLTGGITKIDGMLPLARHVLKSRVRIHTPEYIGVREPMYTTAVGLIRYAHMQEEFFGSISDEPAVSTSDDHSFAQTKAQKQTNREHVEKESFMSKARKVFNNFFE, encoded by the coding sequence TTGAGCCAATCTGAACTATATGTTTCATTAGATATTGGATCATCGTCAATTAAAGTGTTGATTGGGGAAGTAGATGGTGAAACCCTTCACGTCATTGGAGTAGGAAATGTTCAGTCTGCAGGAATTCGTAGAGGTACGATTATTGATATTGATGCGACTGTAGAGTCGATTCAAAAAGCGGTTGATCAAGCCGAAAGAATGACAGGGATGGCAATACATGAAGTGGTAGTAGGGATTCCTGCTAACGGCGTCACTTTACAAGATGTTAAAGGAGTCGTTGCAGTTAATTCGGAGAATCGGGAAATTACCGATGACGATCTTGATCGTGTGATGGAGTCAGCACAAGTGATGTCTGTTCCACCCGAACGGGAAATCGTGAACATTATTCCAAAGCAATTTATCGTTGATGATTACGGGGAAATTACCGATCCTCGCGGTATGATTGGGGTTCGTTTAGAAATGGACGGAACATTAATTACGACGTCTAAAACACTCGTTCATAACATTTTACGATGTGTTGAACGTGCAGGTTTAACAATTCGAGAAATTTATTTGCAGCCCCTTGCAGCAGGAACATTTGCGCTAACGGACGATGAAATGAATCATGGGACAGCCTTTATTGACATAGGTGGAGGCTCAACGACGATTGCTATTTTCGGTGATGACCGACTCATGGCGACTAGTGTACTGCCAATAGGGGGAGACCACGTAACAAAAGATTTGTCAATTGTGTTAAAGACACCTACCGAACAAGCAAGAAAAATAAAGCATAAGTTTGGACATGCTTTTTATGACGATGCTTCAGATGATGATTTATTCGAAGTGCCAGTGATTGGTGCAGATTCTAAAGAACAATACAGTCAACGATACATATCGGAAATCATTGGTGTACGATTAGAAGAACTTTTCGACCTGGTCTTAGAAGAGTTATTTAAGATGGGGGTTAAGGATTTACCAGGCGGTGTCGTCCTAACAGGAGGCATTACGAAGATCGATGGAATGCTTCCACTCGCTCGCCATGTCCTAAAATCGAGAGTTCGTATTCATACACCTGAATACATCGGTGTTCGTGAACCGATGTATACAACAGCAGTGGGTCTAATTCGATATGCGCATATGCAAGAAGAATTCTTTGGTTCAATTTCCGATGAACCAGCTGTAAGTACAAGTGATGATCATTCATTTGCACAAACTAAAGCGCAAAAGCAGACGAACAGAGAGCACGTAGAAAAGGAAAGCTTTATGTCTAAAGCGAGAAAAGTATTTAATAATTTCTTTGAATAG
- a CDS encoding DUF881 domain-containing protein, producing the protein MRRVSSFFDKRGRPILFAIVFLVLGFILAFSYRTFGKDAQHDQLSSSAFLAEEKYRGELIEQQERNRELSDDIGVKQEEIRAYERSFLEQEEDHADLVEEAKDLRLLLGVVPAMGQGLRVTLKDAEYDPIEQNPNDYIVHESHIFKVINELRISGAQGISINGQRITHNSYIKCTGPVITVDGRTFPAPFVIEAVGKMDVLHEALYLKGGVVDRLLLDNIVVTTEQIKNLQLAAVGEES; encoded by the coding sequence ATGAGGAGAGTGAGTAGTTTCTTTGATAAAAGAGGAAGACCTATTCTATTTGCAATCGTGTTCCTCGTTTTAGGCTTTATTCTTGCGTTTTCTTATAGAACTTTTGGTAAGGATGCACAGCACGATCAGTTATCGTCTTCTGCGTTTTTGGCAGAAGAGAAATATAGAGGAGAACTTATAGAACAACAAGAGCGAAACCGGGAACTTTCCGACGATATCGGCGTCAAGCAGGAGGAGATTAGAGCCTATGAACGTTCCTTCTTAGAACAAGAAGAAGATCATGCTGATTTAGTAGAGGAAGCGAAAGATCTTCGCCTGCTGCTTGGTGTAGTTCCAGCAATGGGACAAGGCCTTAGGGTTACGCTTAAGGATGCAGAATATGATCCAATCGAGCAGAACCCAAACGATTATATTGTGCATGAAAGCCATATTTTTAAAGTAATTAATGAATTAAGAATTTCAGGAGCTCAAGGAATTTCAATTAACGGGCAACGAATCACACATAATTCTTATATTAAATGTACAGGCCCTGTCATTACAGTTGACGGGAGAACATTTCCAGCCCCGTTTGTTATCGAGGCAGTTGGAAAAATGGATGTTTTGCATGAAGCTCTTTATTTAAAAGGTGGCGTCGTTGACCGGCTTTTATTGGACAATATAGTTGTCACGACAGAACAAATTAAAAATCTTCAGTTAGCCGCAGTTGGTGAAGAAAGCTGA
- a CDS encoding DUF881 domain-containing protein, translating to MRRQLKFTIVLLIVGFMIAIQYNTIQKPEKRDTRDMWAIRNELSNEKKLHSELLSEIRGLDETIRTYESLNDENTGKALKETVDKLHAQAGMTDTEGPGLLIEVEPSPESIALGIEITSISPDLLTRFVNELNRVKWRALEIDGKRYTSLSAIRDINGYTTVNGLNVSSPPFTIKVITDTFEDSEKVYNTLQASAIHDDFYLDDLVLRVGESVDSVKIRGWKESIKNLYLNELPKGE from the coding sequence ATGCGAAGACAACTGAAGTTTACAATCGTATTGCTCATTGTTGGTTTTATGATAGCGATTCAGTATAATACAATCCAAAAGCCAGAGAAACGCGATACACGCGATATGTGGGCGATTCGAAATGAATTGTCGAATGAAAAAAAATTGCATTCTGAATTGCTTTCTGAAATACGAGGTTTGGATGAAACCATTCGGACTTACGAATCATTAAATGATGAAAATACGGGGAAAGCACTTAAAGAAACTGTGGATAAATTACATGCCCAGGCCGGGATGACAGATACAGAAGGGCCAGGGTTACTAATTGAGGTTGAACCGTCTCCTGAAAGTATTGCGCTAGGTATTGAAATTACGAGTATTTCTCCGGATCTTTTGACGCGCTTTGTTAATGAATTAAATCGTGTGAAATGGCGAGCGTTAGAAATTGACGGTAAACGGTATACCTCGTTAAGTGCAATTCGGGATATTAATGGCTATACGACTGTCAATGGTTTAAATGTTTCCTCTCCGCCATTCACCATAAAAGTAATTACAGATACTTTTGAGGATAGTGAAAAGGTATATAACACGTTGCAGGCCTCTGCAATTCATGATGACTTTTATTTAGATGATTTAGTGTTAAGAGTTGGAGAATCTGTAGATAGTGTGAAAATTAGGGGCTGGAAAGAAAGTATCAAAAATTTGTATTTAAATGAATTGCCGAAAGGGGAATAA
- the ftsW gene encoding putative lipid II flippase FtsW translates to MRSLEGKLKVAFVTSALALSCIGLAFVHSAGSYWGTVHYANSSPFIVKQGIYMLVSIGIAVFIMKSPLTSNQKVWTILYYLAIVALVAVKIPGIGAVRNGSQSWIILGPFSLQPAEFIKVALIGKLASSLVETSGKKVFRFKHLWYILLPAALIMLQPDLGSTVILIVSAFVVLFVAGYSLRFFTLIGIAGVGAFVALIATAPYRLDRIKSYIDPWNDPLGTGFQGIQSLFAIAPGGLFGHGYGNSRQKYLYLPEPQNDFIFSIIAEESGFIGASIILLLFVVFLSATFGIAIRTEARFSLLVVSGMGAMIFFQTFLNTGVVSGLLPVTGVTLPFISYGGSSLLTTWMAAGVILHFMNNKSGGRLLRNDGNKSSNN, encoded by the coding sequence ATGCGTTCACTGGAAGGTAAGCTAAAAGTTGCGTTCGTCACTTCGGCGCTCGCACTGTCGTGTATTGGATTGGCATTTGTGCATTCGGCAGGTTCCTATTGGGGGACAGTTCATTATGCAAATTCGTCTCCATTTATTGTGAAACAAGGCATTTACATGTTGGTATCAATTGGGATTGCAGTGTTTATTATGAAAAGTCCTTTAACGTCCAATCAAAAAGTATGGACGATATTGTATTACTTAGCAATTGTTGCGCTTGTTGCCGTGAAAATACCTGGCATCGGTGCCGTTCGAAATGGGTCGCAAAGTTGGATTATTCTTGGACCATTCAGCTTGCAACCAGCCGAGTTCATTAAAGTAGCGCTTATTGGTAAACTAGCAAGTAGTTTGGTTGAAACAAGTGGAAAAAAAGTGTTTCGTTTTAAACATCTTTGGTATATTTTATTGCCAGCTGCACTTATTATGTTGCAACCAGACCTCGGCTCGACCGTTATCTTGATTGTCTCTGCGTTTGTCGTATTGTTCGTCGCGGGCTACTCTTTACGTTTTTTTACTTTAATTGGAATCGCTGGGGTGGGGGCTTTTGTTGCACTCATTGCTACTGCACCTTATCGATTAGACCGGATTAAATCGTATATCGATCCGTGGAACGATCCATTAGGAACTGGGTTTCAAGGAATACAATCATTGTTTGCGATTGCACCTGGTGGCCTTTTTGGACACGGATATGGCAATAGCAGACAAAAATATTTGTATTTACCTGAACCACAAAATGATTTTATTTTTTCCATTATTGCCGAGGAATCAGGGTTTATAGGTGCATCGATTATTCTTCTTTTATTTGTTGTGTTTTTAAGTGCGACATTTGGGATAGCCATTCGCACTGAAGCACGCTTTTCTTTGCTCGTAGTTTCGGGCATGGGCGCTATGATATTCTTTCAAACATTTTTAAATACTGGTGTAGTCTCGGGATTACTTCCCGTCACAGGCGTTACCTTACCGTTTATAAGCTACGGAGGCTCATCTTTACTAACAACATGGATGGCAGCCGGAGTCATCTTACACTTTATGAATAACAAAAGCGGAGGGCGCCTGCTCAGAAACGACGGGAATAAGTCGAGCAATAACTGA
- a CDS encoding cell division protein FtsQ/DivIB, translating into MEKIIDIEERIPSMRERRRRRTNRKFIFIVSVFLIALLIILYFQSPFSRIDKFHVAGAKIYEPSFYTDKSELQVDDSLWGFSTKEVEKRLEKIEGVQKANVSRKWLRGVQITVTEWKPIAYIENDGQFGLLLENGDVFTPKKLSPEEDAPILNGFSDIDVKKRMTEQLMKMENEVYQLISEIIYTGRKEEPNYITVFMDDGYEIKAVIPTFAEKMAYYSAIIAQLDGKEKGVIDMEVGTFFTPYSKIYGLIGNEEEEDEEEVELDEESE; encoded by the coding sequence ATGGAAAAGATTATTGATATTGAAGAAAGAATTCCATCGATGCGTGAAAGACGACGGAGGAGAACAAATCGGAAGTTCATCTTCATCGTTTCTGTATTCCTAATCGCTCTTCTCATCATTCTATATTTCCAATCACCATTTAGTCGAATTGATAAGTTTCATGTTGCGGGTGCAAAAATTTATGAACCCTCATTTTATACAGACAAAAGTGAACTGCAGGTGGACGATTCCTTATGGGGATTTTCGACGAAAGAGGTAGAAAAGCGGCTAGAGAAAATTGAAGGGGTTCAAAAAGCTAACGTCTCTCGGAAATGGTTAAGAGGGGTTCAGATTACGGTGACTGAATGGAAGCCTATCGCTTATATAGAAAATGATGGTCAATTTGGACTGTTATTAGAAAATGGCGACGTTTTCACACCCAAAAAGCTCTCACCAGAAGAGGATGCACCGATTTTAAACGGCTTTTCTGATATAGATGTTAAAAAACGGATGACTGAACAGTTAATGAAAATGGAAAATGAAGTCTATCAGTTAATATCTGAAATCATTTATACAGGTAGGAAAGAAGAACCGAATTATATTACCGTATTTATGGATGATGGATATGAAATAAAGGCGGTTATTCCTACTTTTGCAGAGAAAATGGCCTATTATTCCGCAATCATTGCTCAGTTAGATGGGAAAGAAAAAGGCGTTATTGACATGGAAGTGGGCACTTTCTTTACCCCGTATAGCAAAATATACGGTTTAATTGGAAACGAGGAAGAAGAAGATGAGGAAGAGGTCGAATTGGATGAGGAGAGTGAGTAG
- the ftsZ gene encoding cell division protein FtsZ yields MLDFDTNIDQLAVIKVIGVGGGGNNAVNRMIEHGVEGVEFIAVNTDAQALNLSEAEVKLQIGTKLTRGLGAGANPEVGKKAAEESREQIEEALRGADMVFVTAGMGGGTGTGAAPVIAQVAKDLGALTVGVVTRPFTFEGRKRQTQAIGGITAMKDSVDTLIVIPNDKLLEIVDKNTPMLEAFREADNVLRQGVQGISDLIAVPGLINLDFADVKTIMSNKGSALMGIGISTGENRASEAAKKAISSPLLETSIDGAKGVLMNITGGSNLSLFEVQEAADIVASASDEDVNMIFGSVINDNLKDEIIVTVIATGFTEEQLISARPTRGTGIGGTVQNRGQSPAREQQVERPMERRREEQEQYKQPEPEPIHSQQNSQADDGLDIPTFLRNRRRR; encoded by the coding sequence ATGCTGGATTTTGATACGAATATTGACCAACTTGCCGTCATTAAAGTTATCGGCGTTGGTGGTGGGGGAAATAATGCAGTAAACCGAATGATTGAGCATGGAGTAGAAGGTGTCGAGTTTATTGCTGTAAATACAGATGCACAAGCACTTAATTTATCCGAAGCTGAAGTGAAGTTACAAATTGGGACAAAGTTAACACGAGGACTCGGAGCGGGAGCAAACCCGGAAGTTGGAAAGAAAGCAGCGGAAGAAAGTAGAGAACAAATCGAAGAAGCGTTACGCGGTGCAGATATGGTATTTGTTACGGCAGGAATGGGTGGCGGTACGGGAACAGGAGCAGCACCCGTAATCGCGCAAGTTGCAAAAGATTTGGGCGCTTTAACAGTTGGTGTTGTGACGCGACCGTTTACGTTTGAAGGTAGAAAGCGTCAAACACAAGCAATTGGCGGAATAACAGCAATGAAGGATTCAGTAGACACATTAATCGTCATTCCAAATGACAAGCTACTTGAAATCGTTGACAAAAATACACCAATGCTTGAAGCATTCCGTGAAGCGGATAACGTTTTACGTCAAGGTGTACAAGGTATTTCAGATTTAATTGCAGTCCCAGGACTGATTAACCTCGACTTTGCTGACGTGAAAACAATTATGTCTAACAAAGGCTCTGCACTTATGGGAATCGGTATTTCTACTGGCGAGAACCGTGCTTCTGAGGCAGCGAAGAAAGCAATTTCTAGTCCACTACTAGAAACGTCTATTGACGGTGCTAAAGGTGTTCTCATGAACATTACAGGGGGATCCAATTTAAGTTTATTTGAAGTACAAGAAGCGGCAGATATCGTTGCATCAGCATCTGATGAAGATGTTAATATGATATTCGGTTCTGTAATCAATGATAACTTGAAGGACGAAATTATTGTTACTGTTATTGCGACAGGGTTTACAGAAGAACAATTAATTTCGGCAAGACCTACAAGAGGTACAGGAATTGGTGGAACGGTTCAAAACCGCGGACAATCGCCTGCTCGTGAACAACAAGTAGAACGTCCGATGGAACGTCGCCGTGAGGAACAGGAGCAATATAAGCAGCCTGAACCGGAACCAATTCATTCGCAACAAAATAGTCAGGCGGATGATGGTTTGGATATTCCGACATTTTTAAGAAACCGTCGCCGTAGATAA
- a CDS encoding penicillin-binding transpeptidase domain-containing protein has product MQTKKRLRAVFVIFLLLCIAVLIKLFHVQIIKHEFLKGRAEENWDIEIPFGGMRGSILDRNGELIVGNQLAPTLYFMPAQNPDVQHVASTLAEILRADAKELEKKLSQKTYMVKIAPEGKNITKKQADDIAKLQIPGLYTGVDFVRYYPKKEALSRLLGFTGYDGQGLAGIEYAYDEFLQGTGDRIRLYTDAKGIPLPHVDDGFKTGAEGASVELTIDLEMQQIVERELLQAMEKFEATQALAIVMNPKTGELLSLASAPTFHPADYQKVDPSIYNRNLPVWMTFEPGSTFKIITLAAGIEEQVVDLHKESFHDPGFVRVANARLRCWKRQGHGQQTFLEVVENSCNPGFVTIGQRLGGEKLNQYIEDFGFGRSTDSGIAGESKGILFSKEAFGPVEQATTSFGQGISVTPIQQVQAVAAAINGGNLYKPYIVKEIVDAKGKTLRTFEPELKKKVISEETSIQVREALESVVANGSGRSAFTDGLRVGGKTGTAQKVVDGAYKDGEYIVSFIGFAPVDDPELLVYVAVDNPKNSVQFGGVIAAPIVGRIIEEIAPIAGITKRENQLEKDYRWGDEITHRVPDLTGMTKETVRTQLYTYQIKWHGSGEKVKYQMPAVDTLISVDDIIHVYTE; this is encoded by the coding sequence TTGCAAACGAAAAAGAGGTTGCGAGCAGTATTTGTTATATTCCTTTTACTTTGTATTGCAGTCTTAATTAAACTTTTTCATGTCCAAATTATTAAACATGAATTTTTAAAAGGACGTGCAGAAGAAAACTGGGATATTGAAATACCGTTCGGCGGAATGCGGGGGAGTATTTTAGATCGAAATGGTGAACTAATTGTAGGGAATCAGCTTGCTCCAACATTGTACTTTATGCCGGCACAAAATCCAGATGTGCAACATGTCGCATCAACTTTAGCGGAAATATTACGGGCAGATGCGAAGGAACTAGAAAAAAAGTTATCACAAAAAACATATATGGTTAAAATCGCGCCAGAAGGAAAAAATATAACGAAAAAACAAGCGGATGATATTGCGAAATTACAAATACCAGGCTTATATACAGGTGTAGATTTTGTCAGGTATTATCCTAAAAAAGAAGCCTTGTCAAGATTACTCGGTTTTACTGGATATGATGGTCAAGGTTTAGCGGGCATAGAGTATGCATACGACGAGTTTTTGCAAGGCACAGGGGATCGAATTCGACTGTATACAGATGCAAAAGGGATTCCTTTGCCACATGTAGATGACGGTTTTAAAACGGGGGCTGAAGGTGCTTCAGTTGAATTAACAATCGATTTAGAGATGCAACAAATTGTAGAGCGAGAATTATTGCAAGCAATGGAAAAGTTTGAAGCAACGCAAGCACTTGCCATCGTGATGAATCCTAAAACAGGTGAGTTGCTGTCATTGGCTTCAGCACCGACTTTTCATCCAGCTGATTACCAAAAAGTTGATCCGAGTATTTATAATCGAAACTTACCAGTTTGGATGACCTTTGAACCGGGGTCGACATTTAAAATTATTACATTGGCCGCTGGGATTGAAGAGCAAGTGGTAGATCTTCACAAAGAAAGCTTTCATGATCCAGGTTTTGTACGTGTTGCAAACGCGAGACTTCGCTGTTGGAAAAGACAAGGACATGGACAACAAACATTTTTAGAGGTTGTAGAAAACTCCTGTAACCCTGGTTTTGTCACAATCGGCCAACGACTAGGCGGAGAGAAATTAAACCAATACATTGAGGATTTTGGTTTTGGACGTTCAACGGATTCCGGTATCGCAGGAGAGTCAAAAGGAATCCTTTTTTCAAAAGAAGCATTTGGACCTGTTGAGCAGGCGACGACTTCCTTTGGTCAAGGAATTTCAGTAACACCGATTCAACAAGTGCAAGCTGTAGCTGCTGCGATAAATGGTGGAAATTTATACAAACCGTATATTGTAAAGGAAATCGTGGACGCTAAAGGCAAGACTTTACGAACGTTCGAACCTGAATTGAAAAAGAAAGTAATTAGTGAAGAAACATCTATCCAAGTAAGGGAAGCTTTGGAGTCGGTCGTGGCAAATGGTTCGGGTCGAAGTGCATTTACTGACGGATTACGGGTTGGTGGCAAGACTGGAACGGCACAAAAAGTTGTAGATGGAGCTTATAAAGACGGAGAATACATCGTTTCTTTTATCGGTTTTGCGCCTGTGGATGACCCAGAACTTCTTGTCTATGTTGCTGTAGACAATCCTAAAAACTCTGTACAATTTGGTGGGGTGATTGCAGCGCCAATTGTAGGTAGGATTATTGAAGAAATTGCTCCAATAGCTGGTATCACAAAAAGAGAAAATCAACTTGAAAAAGATTACCGCTGGGGTGACGAAATTACCCATCGTGTCCCGGATTTAACTGGAATGACGAAAGAAACAGTGCGTACTCAATTATATACTTATCAGATTAAATGGCATGGGTCTGGAGAAAAAGTTAAATACCAAATGCCAGCTGTCGACACATTAATAAGTGTTGATGATATCATTCATGTTTATACTGAATGA
- the mraY gene encoding phospho-N-acetylmuramoyl-pentapeptide-transferase: protein MTLAMTTTVIAVAFILSAISGFGIIPALRRMKFGQSIREEGPKAHQKKAGTPTMGGLIFLTSIVFSTLILSYIFGVMTTQTIVLLLVLIGFGIIGFIDDFIIVVLKRNLGLTSLQKLIGQIVVAILVFFLLKMGPFETTVALPFLDVKLDLGIFYVAFLIFWLVGFSNAVNITDGLDGLVAGTSTVAFGGLGVFALQYGQDDVALFCFAVAGAMLGFLLFNMKPAKVFMGDTGSLALGGAIAMISVLIKQELLLLIIGIVYVVETLSVIIQVISFKLTGKRVFKMSPIHHHFELSGWSEWKVVLVFWSVAFVAVLVPVLMEVM from the coding sequence ATGACATTAGCTATGACTACTACGGTTATTGCCGTGGCGTTTATACTTTCAGCGATTTCTGGATTTGGAATTATACCAGCTCTAAGACGCATGAAATTTGGGCAAAGTATCCGAGAAGAGGGACCAAAAGCCCATCAAAAAAAAGCAGGAACACCGACAATGGGTGGTCTTATTTTTCTCACCTCAATTGTATTTTCAACATTAATTCTTTCATACATATTTGGTGTAATGACTACTCAAACAATCGTTCTTTTACTTGTGTTAATCGGTTTTGGGATTATCGGTTTTATTGACGATTTCATTATTGTTGTTTTAAAAAGAAACTTAGGATTGACGTCGCTTCAAAAGCTAATTGGACAAATTGTTGTTGCAATTTTAGTTTTCTTTTTACTTAAAATGGGTCCTTTTGAAACGACAGTCGCTCTCCCATTCCTCGACGTTAAGCTTGATTTAGGGATCTTTTATGTTGCATTTCTAATCTTTTGGCTTGTTGGATTTTCCAATGCTGTCAACATAACGGACGGACTAGATGGCTTGGTAGCAGGGACTTCTACAGTTGCCTTCGGAGGATTAGGTGTTTTTGCGCTTCAATATGGTCAAGACGACGTTGCATTATTTTGTTTTGCTGTCGCAGGTGCAATGCTTGGCTTTTTATTATTCAATATGAAGCCGGCCAAAGTCTTTATGGGAGACACGGGATCGCTTGCGCTAGGTGGGGCAATTGCAATGATATCTGTGCTCATCAAGCAAGAGCTGTTACTCCTCATTATTGGGATTGTGTACGTTGTTGAAACATTATCCGTTATTATCCAAGTGATTAGTTTTAAATTGACAGGAAAACGTGTCTTTAAAATGAGTCCAATTCACCACCATTTTGAGTTATCAGGTTGGTCTGAATGGAAAGTTGTCCTCGTATTCTGGAGTGTCGCTTTTGTAGCAGTTCTTGTTCCTGTCTTGATGGAGGTAATGTAA
- the murD gene encoding UDP-N-acetylmuramoyl-L-alanine--D-glutamate ligase, giving the protein MKNTEQFIGQKILVLGLAKSGYAAAKLLHSLGAEVTVNDASPLENNAEASALLKEGVRVICGGHPTDLLDEDFAVIVKNPGIPYTNSMIQQAIEKEIPIWTEIEIAYQISEAPIVGITGSNGKTTTTTLLYHMLSIGNEKPLIAGNIGTVACSVAQEAKEENVIVLEASSFQLMGVETFRPKIAMITNLYDAHLDYHGNFESYSQAKAQITAHQIDDDFLIYNADQAPVREIAAHSNAIKIPFSVEGKKDYGISADEHEIYWNGEPFISRSVIKLPGKHNLENILSASAAAILLGCEKSAIIDVLSSFTGVKHRMQFVKELHGRKYYNDSKATNTLATKSALAAFDSQIVLLAGGLDRGHSFEELRPYMENVKAVVALGETKKRFAEFAKSCGVKSVVEATTMEHAVQLAHDLSSEKDIILLSPASASWDEYASFEVRGDKFIDAVMSL; this is encoded by the coding sequence ATGAAAAACACCGAACAGTTTATAGGGCAAAAAATTCTTGTGCTCGGTTTAGCGAAGAGTGGTTACGCAGCTGCGAAACTACTCCACTCACTGGGCGCTGAAGTGACAGTAAACGATGCTTCACCCTTAGAGAATAACGCGGAAGCTTCTGCTTTATTAAAAGAAGGTGTTCGAGTAATTTGTGGGGGGCATCCGACTGATTTGTTAGATGAGGATTTTGCTGTCATCGTCAAAAATCCTGGAATCCCTTATACGAATAGCATGATTCAACAGGCGATTGAAAAAGAGATTCCGATTTGGACCGAAATTGAGATCGCTTATCAAATTAGCGAAGCACCAATTGTCGGGATTACTGGTTCGAATGGAAAAACAACGACGACGACTTTGTTGTACCACATGTTGAGTATTGGAAATGAGAAACCACTCATTGCTGGGAACATAGGAACTGTTGCTTGTTCAGTTGCCCAAGAGGCAAAAGAAGAGAACGTCATTGTGCTAGAAGCTTCTTCATTTCAATTAATGGGCGTGGAAACATTTCGGCCTAAAATCGCGATGATCACAAATTTATACGACGCACATCTTGATTACCATGGGAATTTTGAATCATATAGTCAAGCGAAAGCACAAATTACAGCGCATCAAATCGATGATGATTTCCTAATTTATAATGCTGATCAAGCACCTGTACGAGAAATTGCGGCACACTCTAATGCAATCAAAATTCCTTTTTCTGTTGAAGGAAAGAAAGACTATGGCATATCAGCTGATGAACATGAAATATATTGGAATGGTGAACCTTTTATTAGTCGCTCAGTTATTAAACTACCAGGAAAGCATAATCTTGAAAATATATTATCTGCGTCAGCTGCAGCAATCTTGCTAGGCTGTGAGAAATCCGCAATTATTGACGTACTCAGTTCTTTCACGGGTGTTAAGCATCGTATGCAGTTTGTGAAGGAGTTACATGGCAGAAAATATTATAACGATTCGAAAGCGACCAACACATTGGCAACTAAAAGTGCGTTAGCCGCATTTGATAGCCAGATAGTATTGTTAGCCGGTGGATTGGATAGAGGGCATTCATTCGAAGAATTAAGACCTTATATGGAGAATGTGAAGGCTGTCGTCGCACTTGGTGAAACGAAAAAAAGGTTTGCTGAATTTGCCAAATCATGTGGAGTGAAAAGTGTTGTAGAAGCAACAACAATGGAACACGCTGTTCAGTTGGCTCACGATTTATCTTCAGAAAAGGATATTATCTTATTGTCGCCGGCGAGTGCAAGTTGGGATGAATATGCAAGCTTTGAGGTACGTGGAGACAAATTTATTGATGCGGTCATGTCTCTTTAA